The DNA window ttgctttgctttgttttgtttatatatatatatatatatatatatatatatatattgttgaATTTGACGTAGGTAGAATACCAATTAAACAATTATGTAAGTGAACAAATATTTCATCTAAGATATTAATTTGACTTGTTGATATAAATTATGTCCTAttgaaacaattttttattttttacagTTTTTGATCATCTAAAGAAGGattggataaaaaaaaaaaaaaaaaaaagaaagaaagaaaggaaaaaggaaaaaaatagtaaataataaataataccCAAAATATTTGCTTTGTTTTCGTTTGTGCTCGaacaatatcaaaaagaaaaagaaaaagaaaaaatggtaataatatttcttttctttttttttatttttattttgtggTTATTATTACGCGGATGTGACCTTTGGTTATTCACATTATTTAAGAAAAGTGTTAAATTTAAGAGTTTTTTGAGCCTTTTTatcacttttttaataatcaGTTTATTTATCTTAATTACATACAGTAATATAATGCCTATACTTAATAAGTCTATCTCAAACTtgtcttttcttttcactTCTCAATTTCATATCTCTCATTtagaaagggaaaaaaaaaaaataaaaaaagcgAGTAAATCTGATTGGATGGGAAAGTATCTCTTGACTTGCATTGTtcagatattttaaatctaAGAAGAACTTTAGAAATCACCATGGTAAAACAACActatcatttaaaaaaaaaaaaaaacaaaaaaattggtatcCTTATCAACATGAtttttatatcattttttttttttttctgttttataatattaatttttaaattgtctTTCTTAGTACATCTGTTTAATTACTTAAAGCCTTTcgctttattaaaaattaaacaaaaaacaaaaaaacaaaaaaaagttcgCTCTGAgacaattcttttttaacatcttccgccccttttttttgattttcatTCACCTCTACACTTAAATTACATATACTTAATTTAAACTAAACCATTCAAAGAACCCATAATCAAGACAAATATAATGCTAAACATATCCAGAAGATTCCTTTTATCTGCTGGTGCTTCCACTACACCTATAAGCAAAGCTTCGCTATATCACACAACAAGTATCAAAATGAACACTGTTAATAAAGCATCTAGTAGTACTACATCCAATGAAAGTGGCTCAAATGATGCATCAACTCAGCCGGATGCTGCTTCTACCACTTTGGCAGACAGGTACGATTCAAAAAGATTGATGCAGCAATTATACACTCCAAAGGACCCCAAAAGAGCATTCAAAGCAACTTGGTTAAACGCTTTGGCTGAACGGAAAAAACAATTGGCTCAGGgtaaaattattgattCCTATATTTACAATAACATTCAGGGTACCAACGAAATTGTCGATAAGACAAGAAAGGACTCATTTACTTATTTGACTTTGCCCTTTAGGGATGATCCGTTAATTGCAGATTTCTATGTTAATGCTGTTGGTCGCATTAGAATGGGTCAAGTGTTCCAAGATTTAGACGCTTTAGCAGGAAGAATTGCTTACAGGCACACCTCGCCTGCTGAACCTATTATTGTTACGGCCAGTGTAGATcgtatatatatgttaaaACCAATGGATTATATAGCTGATTATAACGTTGTTTTAAGTGGTTCAGTGGTTTGGACTGGTAGATCTTCTATGGAAATTGCTATTAGGGCCACTTCGATAAAGGGTGATCTACCATCTGAAATCACGGAAGAAAGCTTAAAAGATGAGGACACTTTTTTAACTGCATCCTTTACTTTTGTTGCTAGAAACCCAGAAACCCACAAATCAATGCCCATTAACAAACTACTACCATTAACCGAAAAGGAGTGGAGAGATTTTAAAAGAGCGGAATCACACAACGCCGCCAAAAAACTAAGAgccaaaaatgaaaatttgaataattatCCACCTACTGAGGAAGAAAGTGGTATCATGCATAACATGTGGCAGTGTAGTCAAAAATTGTTAACTTTGAGCAAACGGGAAAAACCCAAAAATGTCATGTTTATGAAAAACACTAACTTGAAAAGTACAATGTTTATGCAACCACAATATAGAAATAGACACTCTTATATGATTTTTGGTGGCTATTTGATGAGACAAACTTTTGAGTTGGCTTATTGTGTTGCATCTGCATTTTCTCATGGCTTCCCAAGATTTATATCTTTAGACTCAACAACCTTTAGAGCACCTGTCCCTGTTGGTACTATTTTGCATATGGATGCAACGGTTGTTTACACTGAACATTTGCATGAAATCAACCAAGATAAACTTCACACTCAAAAATTAGACGTTAATGatatttatcattttgAACCACATCCAGTCAACTTTATAAGCaccaacaaaaaagatttcCTTTCTAAGCCTGGTACTATCATTCAAATTAAAGTTGATACTGCTGTGCAAGAGTTGGCTAGTGAAAAACAAACCAAATCTGgctcttttattttttcattttttgcaTCAAGAGATATTAATGGTGAAAATGATCCTGGGTATGCTACTGTTGTTCCAGAAACTTATTCTGAAATGATGGCTTATATTGAAGCTAGAAGACGTGCTATTGAGACTGCTAATTACGCTGCCGCTGTTAAACGTGTATCTAAGTTGTGAGGTAAGATtaagtgttttttttttttttttcctattcccttatttatttctttattttgtaaaaaaaaaatatatatatatgaataatCTTGACGTTTGTCTTTAATCCGTTATACTGAAGGAGGTGgtgaattaataatatattatgaaGTGTCTCTTAAaggtattaaaataaaaaatggaaaaaaaaattacttattatatgatattaaactagtggaaaaaaaaaagaaaaagaaaaaaggaagcaTAATGAACAATGGATTATGGTTGAAATGtggcaaaaaaagaaaaaacactTTTGTCACATCGTCAACACTTTTCGAACAAGCAAAACCTAAAGAATAAATCGTTTCCaaataaccaaaaatattaactaaaatgaaaatgggAATAATTcacaatgaaaaaaaaaaaaaaaaaaaaaaagcacgAGAGGGACagaataaatgaaaaataaaaattggtataaaattaattgtaCTGTACTGTCATAAGTTTCAATCAGATGATTCTAAATGTAAATCTTGACCTTTAATATCGGCCACATTACCTACCTCAACATTTTCACTGATgtcattaaattttttcaccAACTTactttttctattattactattattatcattattattgaccTGCTcagtaacaatattatcaaCATTACTATCATTCAAAGTATTTGGAAGGACAGTAGACTCGGTATTAGGGTTATGGCTTTCATCAATACTATTTTCTATTATAGTACTCATATTGTTATCATTGGGATTgctatcattattatttattatttgtgatTTTAAGCTGTTATCAGTGTCGCTATTGACTAAAACCCAATTATACCTAGATCCACTCCTACTTATAACAGGAGTGTAATGCGTTGAGCTTTCCATATCATCGAAgctttcttctttaattGGTGTGGTTTCTGGCGATTTACTCAAACTTTGATGGGATGAGGATTTCGGTATGAAAACAGAACTTTTTGGATCTTTATTCAACAATGAAGCAGTGTTATCATTAGACTTAGCATCATCCTTGATTTCAGAGTCTAAAAATACAttggtaccaatagtatTCAGCGAAGCATAACTCTCCCTTTTAAAAGATGGTGTCTTTGGTTTATAGACCGATGACAAAGATGATATAACAgaatttctattttcagGAACATATCTCCATGAATCTTTCAATCCTGGATGTGCATTATAATAAACCGAGGATGCTCTAATGTTATTCATACTGCTTGATCTAGATGATGACTTAACTGGACTAAAGAAATCTGAACGAATTGCATTGTGTATATCTTCATcgtcatcgtcatcatcgTCGTCAAGgttattgataaaattggCAAAATTTTCCTGGGTATTTGGTGAAGAAATAGATGAAATGTTCCTTTGTCCTTCATTGTTATCATCAACTGGAATAGTATTCAAATAAGTGGCATTTGCATTCATAGggtcattattatcaacaatattcttttcttcCATATCAGGAGTCGTAGAATTAGAAGAGGAGTACGAAGAAGATGTATGATTGCTGCCATTACGAGTAGTACCACCTGGAACTATAACTGGAGAATCCAAAGCTTGTTGGTTATTAGCAGTATTGTTCTTGTTTGTAGCAGTAGCAAATAATGCGCCTGGTTTCTCGTTATTGTCTTCATCGTCAAACCTCAACCTGTCTTCAGCTTGGATTTCATCCTTatctttatcattattttttcttcttctccaCCAGGAAAATAAGATGAAAAATAGAATGAGTAATACGACTATGGGAATGATGACACCGCATGCAATTGCAGTAGTACGTTTTTTATCACTATCTTGCTTACTGATCTTGGTAAATAAAGGTACAGCagtactactactactactactgctgctgctgctgctgctgctgctgcttaTTGTCTGGCTTGTtgtgataataattatactactactgcttgaggaaaaaaatgatgtGCTTGTGGGTTTGAAGACTGAACTTGTATTTTTGAATGTAGTTGAGTTGTAGAAAGTAGATGTTGCATAACTGGAAGACGTTATATTGTGCGAAGATGTTGCATTATGAGACGAAGTTGTATGGCTAGAATAATGTGTAGAGTTATGAGAAGAAGTTCGAATACTATGTgtactactactgctaTGTGTGCTGCTATGTGTACTGCTATGTGTACTGCTATGTGTACTGCTATGTGTACTGCTATGTGTACTGCTATGTGTGCTGCTACTGCTACTAGATGTATGTTTTGGATCCATACCTATAATAGTCAAGTTCAATGAATCAGTAATCCCATCTTCAGTACCATAAATTTGTAGTCCAACTACAGTAAATGATTCGGGAACAGTCCCAGAAATGGTCATATTACTAGCTAGATATCCTAACCAATTACCCTCACTTGAATTCTTTCCAATGGTAATTTGAGTATTGTCAAAATCAGTAAACATTGAAGATAACAAATTATATTGAAACCATTCACCTCTAGTGGCATTTACATTGGCCAATGAGTTAATAGCAAATATCTTATGTGTTGTTTCCacaacaaaatttaaataaactgCATCTCCATATATATCTGTAATAGTTAGCGTAAAATTTGTTTGTGTTTGGTCGTAGTCGGATGGAACGGAGCCCTTTATACCATAAGTACCGTTTCCATCTGAATCTAAAGAAATCCAACTAGGGGCTCCATCACTTAATGAAACTGACCCAATATCAGAGCTCTTGATTACGTCGCCATCCAAATAAACTTCATCCATTGGAACAGAATATTCGAATGGAGATGAGGTAACATTAATGATCAGGTCATTTTGAATTGAAGTAGTCAACTGATGGgcaccaataataatttcgAAATCTAGTTGCGTGGCAGAATACCCGGGAACATCTGTAGCAATTAAAGTTAATGGATAATAGACTTCTGGGGCAATTTCCGAACCTGGGTTTGGTGTAACACCACCTATTTCCAAATCGCTTGAATCAAAAGAAATCCAACTGGGCAGTGGGGCATTATTCTCTCCACTTCTAGCATAATATTCTAAAATTTGAGTACTCTGGCCTGTTGTAAAAATCCCCGATTCAAAAGTTATATTAAACGTTTCATAcggttttaaaattaaaccaTCTACACCGTTTGTACTACCATAATTCTTCAAATAGCTTAAAAGATTGAAGTCCTCGGATATGGAGATACCTGCACGGGTAGTCATAACGAATTGGTAAGTTTCATTAAGTGAATTCCCATCAGTTTGATCAGTACCCTCTAatataaaggaaaaataataattgtcATTATCAGACTGACCATGGAAATCATTCTTAGTTGGTGTAccataaaaattttgattaCTGGAGTCAAAAGTTAACCAAGATGGTAAGTCAAATGCTTGGTATTCAATTGTTGTATCATTGCCAGAGGAAGATGCATAAGTACTGCTTGACATATTAAAACTGAAATATTGCCCTACACGGCATACTGGTGGTATTTGAGATGAAATTGGAAACGCTTCATATGGATATGCTACGACTTGCTTTATTAGAGAAAgcaatgataaaaaatacattgTAGTCACTACCATTGGGGTAGTACCTTGAAACCTCATTGTATTTGACCTTTATTGGGTGTTCACGTAATCAactattttctatttttctatttttctatttctctttttttttttttttttttttttttataaatatatatatgtgtgtgtgttgATATATGAGCAAAAGGAGCGTATTCTGTCAATAATTTGAGTAGTCTGGTGTTTTAAAGCTTGTAGTAATTGCAATATCTGGCTcgataaaaaacaaaacaaaacaaaacaaaacaaaatgaagATATACTGcctaagaaaaaagaaaaaaaaagaaaaaggagaaGAGACAAAAAGTAATTAGAAGGTTAAGAGGGAAATTGAAGAttaattaaagataaaaagacATTAGAATACAAGTTGTAAGAATGATAGTGCATTCATAAATAGATAGTAGAATGAAAATTAcgattattattggtaattGGAAAGCGTTATTTCCTAAAAGGTacaaaagataaatattagtaaaatatcttttcaTTTGGACcttattataattaattgttacatatatatacttcTATATATCATATGTGTATGTCATTTTTTCTGTTCaaaatgtaaaaattaattatatttccattttaGGAAATATACCACGAAAATGTAAAcaaggtaaaaaaaaaaaaaaaaaaaaaaaaactagcATCGTGATTATAATAGTACGTGTTATATATTACCGGATCTAAAACAGTACAATATGTTACAAATTCAGCTTTATacacgaaaaaaaaaaaagtaaaaagtAGTATTTAGGAAATATATTACTAAATTTAATTCAGCTACACGAAAAAGCAGTTTATTGATATGTCTTTCAGTAATCGActaaattttcatttctatATTTAGTAAACTCGCAacatccattttttttttttgttgtagcagtaaaaaaaaataaaactagcCGCTTACAATGCAagtaattatataattagAAGTTCAGCAAATTAACTTAGTTAAGACATGTAGAAAGTTTTctgatttttattcaatgaGACTTGGGCAAAAAAATGAGCCAAATTAAATCAAATCAAATCAAatcaaatcaaaaataataaataataattaagttcttataaaaagatattgtAAATTGTAGATTATTACCtataattctttttaatattgacCTTTAATCGTTGATGCCATTCctttattgtttatttattatcattaaaatatcttgaaaatattttccataGTAAGTCTATTTATCTGAGTAACTAcgatctttttttttgtttttttttttcttttttctactTAACTAATCATATCAAATTACCACCTAATTAAGTTGCcatgacaaaaaaaaagaaaaatgtgGTTAATTACTACATTTGCTTAacaatcttttaattttgtaattatatatacgtCACTCAAATATTACCCCCTTCTCTTTACTTTCGGTCTTTACACATACTCGgttttccccttttttttccctttctttctttctttcttttgttggtgataataaaacgtaaagagaaaaacaaaaaaaatataatataataaaactgaTGGTCGAAACCctataacttttttttttttttttttttttttagacaACAAATTCAATTTATCGTAATTTTACTCCTGCTACAcgctttttttctttttttctttttttttttgctttttctGAATGTTTGTATATCTATAGTCAAATAGTGATAACATCACCTGGAAGAAGGAGTTtcagaaaaagaaaatttatacATTAGTGCTCTTCATATCATGCCTAAATTGGAACAAtttgaaatcaaaaaatactGGCAAATATTTTCAGGTTTAAAACctgttgataaaaaattgagtTATGATCAAGTTAGACCAGTATTGTATAACTCTAAATTGGATACGTCTATAACTTCTCAAATATGGTCGTTGGCCGatattgatgatgatgataaccTAGATTTTGAAGAATTTGTCATATGTATGAGATTAGTTTTCGATATggtcaataaaaatattgatcGTGTTCCTCAAGAGCTGCCTGATTGGCTAGTTCCCGGAAGTAAAGTTAAGTTAAttaaacagaaaaaattagaaaaacaacaattaaCCGAATCAACTAGCTCTACGCCAACCAAGAGTGGACCAGATACTAATTCTGGTAATATAATACAAGCTGATCCTACTACCAATAGTGTTGTTGAGACTAGCAGCAGTGCTGTTCCTGTCAATGTCAAATCTCCAGATTTAGATTGGTACATTTCGCCTTCAGACAAAGATTTGTATGAAGCTTTACATTCGGAATGTGTTTTATCTACAGATGGGACGGTAACTTTCAGTGCTATTTGCGCATCGATTAAATCCATTTTACCAAATATTAATGACTCGGATATGGAACAAGTTTGGAAGTTGGTTAATCCAAATAATTACCCTTCTATTGACAAAGATCCtgctttatattttatccatattttaaaacaaaaaaatgacatAGGTTGTAATATTCCAAGCTCTGTACCAACTGCTCTAAgagaaacttttttaaagcaacaaataaacaataatttatcCTCTTCCCAGGCCAATATTAGGAAAAGTGTAGAAACCTATGATGATACTAACAAgggcaataataatgacaaccatgaaaaaaaatacaatactGCTGTTAATca is part of the Saccharomycodes ludwigii strain NBRC 1722 chromosome III, whole genome shotgun sequence genome and encodes:
- a CDS encoding uncharacterized protein (similar to Saccharomyces cerevisiae YMR180C | CTL1 | Capping enzyme mRNA Triphosphatase-Like (paralog of YPL228W | CET1)) → MLNISRRFLLSAGASTTPISKASLYHTTSIKMNTVNKASSSTTSNESGSNDASTQPDAASTTLADRYDSKRLMQQLYTPKDPKRAFKATWLNALAERKKQLAQGKIIDSYIYNNIQGTNEIVDKTRKDSFTYLTLPFRDDPLIADFYVNAVGRIRMGQVFQDLDALAGRIAYRHTSPAEPIIVTASVDRIYMLKPMDYIADYNVVLSGSVVWTGRSSMEIAIRATSIKGDLPSEITEESLKDEDTFLTASFTFVARNPETHKSMPINKLLPLTEKEWRDFKRAESHNAAKKLRAKNENLNNYPPTEEESGIMHNMWQCSQKLLTLSKREKPKNVMFMKNTNLKSTMFMQPQYRNRHSYMIFGGYLMRQTFELAYCVASAFSHGFPRFISLDSTTFRAPVPVGTILHMDATVVYTEHLHEINQDKLHTQKLDVNDIYHFEPHPVNFISTNKKDFLSKPGTIIQIKVDTAVQELASEKQTKSGSFIFSFFASRDINGENDPGYATVVPETYSEMMAYIEARRRAIETANYAAAVKRVSKL
- the AXL2 gene encoding Axl2p (similar to Saccharomyces cerevisiae YIL140W | AXL2 | AXiaL 2 bud site selection), translated to MRFQGTTPMVVTTMYFLSLLSLIKQVVAYPYEAFPISSQIPPVCRVGQYFSFNMSSSTYASSSGNDTTIEYQAFDLPSWLTFDSSNQNFYGTPTKNDFHGQSDNDNYYFSFILEGTDQTDGNSLNETYQFVMTTRAGISISEDFNLLSYLKNYGSTNGVDGLILKPYETFNITFESGIFTTGQSTQILEYYARSGENNAPLPSWISFDSSDLEIGGVTPNPGSEIAPEVYYPLTLIATDVPGYSATQLDFEIIIGAHQLTTSIQNDLIINVTSSPFEYSVPMDEVYLDGDVIKSSDIGSVSLSDGAPSWISLDSDGNGTYGIKGSVPSDYDQTQTNFTLTITDIYGDAVYLNFVVETTHKIFAINSLANVNATRGEWFQYNLLSSMFTDFDNTQITIGKNSSEGNWLGYLASNMTISGTVPESFTVVGLQIYGTEDGITDSLNLTIIGMDPKHTSSSSSSTHSSTHSSTHSSTHSSTHSSTHSSTHSSSSTHSIRTSSHNSTHYSSHTTSSHNATSSHNITSSSYATSTFYNSTTFKNTSSVFKPTSTSFFSSSSSSIIIITTSQTISSSSSSSSSSSSSSSTAVPLFTKISKQDSDKKRTTAIACGVIIPIVVLLILFFILFSWWRRRKNNDKDKDEIQAEDRLRFDDEDNNEKPGALFATATNKNNTANNQQALDSPVIVPGGTTRNGSNHTSSSYSSSNSTTPDMEEKNIVDNNDPMNANATYLNTIPVDDNNEGQRNISSISSPNTQENFANFINNLDDDDDDDDEDIHNAIRSDFFSPVKSSSRSSSMNNIRASSVYYNAHPGLKDSWRYVPENRNSVISSLSSVYKPKTPSFKRESYASLNTIGTNVFLDSEIKDDAKSNDNTASLLNKDPKSSVFIPKSSSHQSLSKSPETTPIKEESFDDMESSTHYTPVISRSGSRYNWVLVNSDTDNSLKSQIINNNDSNPNDNNMSTIIENSIDESHNPNTESTVLPNTLNDSNVDNIVTEQVNNNDNNSNNRKSKLVKKFNDISENVEVGNVADIKGQDLHLESSD
- the END3 gene encoding End3p (similar to Saccharomyces cerevisiae YNL084C | END3 | ENDocytosis defective), yielding MPKLEQFEIKKYWQIFSGLKPVDKKLSYDQVRPVLYNSKLDTSITSQIWSLADIDDDDNLDFEEFVICMRLVFDMVNKNIDRVPQELPDWLVPGSKVKLIKQKKLEKQQLTESTSSTPTKSGPDTNSGNIIQADPTTNSVVETSSSAVPVNVKSPDLDWYISPSDKDLYEALHSECVLSTDGTVTFSAICASIKSILPNINDSDMEQVWKLVNPNNYPSIDKDPALYFIHILKQKNDIGCNIPSSVPTALRETFLKQQINNNLSSSQANIRKSVETYDDTNKGNNNDNHEKKYNTAVNHDDDDDDENITGTWGIVKLKRKLAQLDQEYDRIMDSNTFDPNKDHISIVKSQFQELLNFKKKQFLDVGGMSSSKIASTKDDLDSIEDQVASLENYLKSQRAALQSLKQEIQKC